The following are from one region of the Hallerella porci genome:
- a CDS encoding FISUMP domain-containing protein — protein MKKIILILLFIAAFVQAAAPKISKACSKSKGEKACSESLIQLAEQGKAGDTAAIDLFGKTLTAVRKNKAFMKPVMIKVDTFLWENCKKKERDACLEACTVRTDSSFTREDAPDSATCAANPQKLVAKKVSVPTPSPMKIFIDSLSTDVFWNSSFELAKNWRIAIADSIIPSLDSAQAFLLSADPADFISARRKFHFCAAYGDSLNARLDSLQAPVRCPVIGSVVDSRDNQSYRIERFGEKIWMIDNLNFDIPDSSACYDGDSLNCEKYGKLYTFAAAQNACPEGFHLATDEDFDALTPIDVAEFAVTIVFGGYFNQNGICALSGEGTYLWTATEEDASRGFVRNLFSDATALDKASVDKRYGLSVRCVQE, from the coding sequence ATGAAAAAAATTATTTTGATTCTTCTTTTTATTGCGGCATTTGTTCAAGCGGCTGCACCGAAAATTTCAAAAGCTTGCTCCAAATCAAAAGGCGAAAAAGCTTGTTCGGAATCTCTCATTCAGTTAGCAGAACAAGGAAAAGCGGGCGATACCGCAGCGATTGATTTATTCGGAAAAACATTGACTGCGGTGCGGAAAAATAAAGCGTTCATGAAACCGGTCATGATTAAAGTCGATACTTTTCTTTGGGAAAATTGCAAAAAGAAAGAACGCGACGCTTGCTTAGAAGCGTGCACTGTTCGCACCGATTCTTCTTTTACTCGCGAAGATGCTCCGGATTCGGCGACTTGTGCTGCGAACCCGCAAAAGTTAGTTGCTAAAAAAGTAAGCGTTCCGACGCCATCGCCGATGAAAATTTTCATCGATTCGCTTTCGACGGATGTCTTTTGGAATTCTTCTTTTGAACTCGCAAAAAATTGGCGCATAGCGATTGCGGATTCGATTATTCCGAGTTTAGATTCGGCGCAAGCGTTTTTGCTTTCGGCGGATCCCGCAGATTTTATCAGCGCCCGTCGGAAATTTCATTTCTGCGCTGCTTATGGCGATTCGCTCAATGCCCGCTTGGATTCGTTGCAGGCACCTGTTCGTTGCCCTGTCATCGGAAGCGTTGTAGATTCGCGGGATAATCAAAGTTATCGCATCGAACGATTCGGTGAAAAAATTTGGATGATCGATAATTTGAATTTTGACATTCCCGATTCTTCGGCTTGCTATGATGGCGATTCTTTAAATTGCGAAAAATATGGAAAATTATACACATTTGCTGCGGCACAAAATGCGTGCCCCGAAGGATTTCATTTAGCGACGGACGAAGATTTTGATGCGTTAACGCCGATTGATGTTGCAGAATTTGCGGTGACGATTGTCTTTGGCGGTTACTTTAATCAAAACGGAATTTGCGCGCTTTCGGGCGAAGGCACTTATTTGTGGACGGCAACCGAAGAAGATGCGTCTCGCGGATTTGTGCGCAATCTTTTCTCCGATGCGACAGCACTTGACAAAGCTTCTGTCGATAAACGTTACGGCCTTTCTGTCCGCTGCGTTCAAGAATAA
- the epmA gene encoding EF-P lysine aminoacylase EpmA: MEFRPSCSRETWKNRLALTQKVRAFFQKRNVLEVETPVLSRASGTDAHLDYFETIGKPSRYLMTSPEFHLKRLLAADFGDIFEIAHAFRLDEVGRKHNSEFELVEWYRVGMHYEELMCEVEDLASEILGKMVKAERLSFREAYRRYAQVDPFTATREDFRQALKANQVPDVEGSDSFSREDFWDYLMVTVIEPHLGKDSPQFLMDYPESEAALAQTYLNANGDRVAKRFELYIQNMELCNGYEELTDPQEQRRRFEADIAWRKANGKPIPAIDERFLAALEHGMPAASGVAMGLDRLFMLALGKSKIEDVVLFMDDNS, translated from the coding sequence ATGGAATTTCGTCCGAGTTGTTCCCGAGAAACGTGGAAAAATCGTTTAGCGCTCACGCAAAAAGTGCGCGCTTTTTTTCAAAAGAGAAATGTACTTGAAGTCGAAACGCCTGTGCTTTCGCGGGCGAGCGGAACCGATGCGCATTTGGATTATTTTGAAACTATCGGAAAGCCTTCGCGTTATTTGATGACGAGTCCGGAATTTCATTTGAAGCGTTTACTCGCCGCCGATTTCGGGGACATTTTTGAAATCGCACACGCATTCCGTTTAGACGAAGTCGGGCGCAAACACAATTCGGAATTTGAACTTGTGGAATGGTACCGCGTCGGAATGCATTACGAAGAATTGATGTGCGAAGTCGAAGATTTAGCGAGTGAAATTTTAGGGAAAATGGTGAAGGCGGAACGGCTTTCTTTCCGCGAAGCGTATCGGCGTTATGCGCAAGTGGATCCGTTTACGGCAACGCGAGAAGATTTTCGTCAAGCATTAAAAGCAAATCAAGTTCCCGATGTCGAAGGTTCTGATTCATTTTCCCGCGAAGATTTTTGGGATTACTTAATGGTCACCGTAATCGAACCGCATTTGGGAAAGGATTCTCCACAATTTTTAATGGATTATCCCGAAAGCGAAGCAGCGTTAGCGCAGACCTATTTGAACGCAAACGGCGATCGTGTGGCAAAACGTTTTGAACTTTATATTCAAAATATGGAGCTCTGCAACGGTTACGAAGAACTCACCGATCCTCAAGAACAGAGACGGCGATTTGAAGCGGACATCGCTTGGCGCAAAGCGAATGGAAAACCGATTCCCGCAATCGATGAACGATTCTTGGCGGCGTTAGAACACGGAATGCCCGCGGCTTCGGGAGTCGCCATGGGACTCGATCGTTTGTTTATGCTTGCACTTGGAAAATCAAAAATCGAAGATGTCGTCTTGTTTATGGACGACAATTCGTAG
- a CDS encoding TlpA family protein disulfide reductase: MLNFQKILLGASLISALFCAACSDAAYDRIPERIEGYEGVTLFVFHTSWCSYCNAELPLVKKIYADYSPCGLHVIGINEDDDEKIMKEFVREKQIPYPVVYWDFQLMKKFGHPRAIPTHFLIDSTGAIKLREVGPLHEEIIRVQIERALGNAATNCRP; encoded by the coding sequence ATGCTCAACTTTCAAAAAATCCTTTTAGGCGCATCCCTCATTTCGGCGCTTTTCTGTGCGGCTTGCAGCGACGCCGCCTACGACCGCATTCCCGAACGCATTGAAGGTTACGAAGGCGTCACCCTTTTTGTATTTCACACATCGTGGTGCAGCTACTGCAACGCAGAACTTCCTCTCGTCAAAAAAATTTATGCTGACTATTCTCCGTGCGGTTTACATGTCATCGGAATCAACGAAGATGACGACGAAAAAATAATGAAAGAATTTGTCCGCGAAAAACAAATTCCGTATCCCGTCGTCTATTGGGATTTTCAGCTGATGAAGAAATTCGGACACCCGCGCGCCATCCCGACGCATTTCTTAATCGACAGTACCGGTGCCATTAAACTCCGCGAAGTCGGTCCGCTCCACGAAGAAATTATCCGCGTTCAAATTGAGCGGGCGCTTGGAAATGCGGCTACGAATTGTCGTCCATAA
- a CDS encoding type IV pilus twitching motility protein PilT — translation MAYNIQDLLSEMVKRGASDLHITAGIPPMLRLAGKLAPMGTETLKPDETMRMTYSLMNELQKKAFEQNKECDFSFGIANLARFRANAYLQRGCVALALRIIPLEIKTFKDLDLPPIIAEFTTRPSGLVLVTGSTGSGKSTTLAAMIDKINKERHEHILTIEDPIEFLHKHQNCMVNQREVGNDTKSFSQALKMALRQDPDIVLIGEMRDLETIRAALTIAETGHLTLATLHTNSAVQTINRIVDAFPQGEQQTVRTQLSFVLQGVVCQMLLPKIGGGRVMCYEIMNVTPAIRALIRDNKSHQIGSMIEIGQKFGMNTMNMRLAELVRQGKLEHFEAVAKSPDPNQLEKELEKLGV, via the coding sequence ATGGCTTACAATATTCAAGATCTTCTTTCTGAAATGGTGAAACGCGGCGCTTCGGACTTGCACATTACGGCGGGAATTCCTCCGATGCTCCGCTTGGCGGGAAAGCTTGCTCCGATGGGAACGGAAACCCTGAAACCGGACGAGACGATGCGCATGACTTACAGTCTGATGAACGAACTCCAAAAAAAAGCGTTTGAACAGAACAAGGAATGCGATTTTTCTTTTGGCATTGCGAATCTTGCCCGCTTCCGGGCGAACGCCTATCTGCAGCGCGGTTGCGTCGCCTTGGCTCTTCGAATTATTCCTCTTGAAATCAAGACGTTTAAGGATTTGGATTTGCCGCCGATTATTGCGGAATTTACCACGCGTCCGTCGGGACTTGTGCTCGTGACAGGTTCTACAGGTAGCGGTAAATCGACGACTCTTGCGGCGATGATTGATAAAATCAACAAAGAACGCCACGAACATATTTTGACGATTGAAGACCCGATTGAATTTTTGCACAAACATCAGAATTGTATGGTGAACCAGCGCGAAGTGGGAAACGATACGAAGAGTTTTTCGCAGGCGCTCAAAATGGCTTTGCGCCAAGACCCCGATATTGTGCTCATCGGCGAAATGCGTGACTTGGAAACGATTCGCGCAGCGTTAACGATTGCAGAAACCGGTCACTTGACTCTCGCAACACTTCATACAAACTCAGCAGTGCAAACGATTAACCGTATCGTCGATGCCTTCCCGCAAGGAGAACAACAAACGGTGCGAACGCAACTTTCGTTTGTGCTTCAAGGCGTTGTGTGTCAGATGCTTTTGCCGAAAATCGGCGGCGGTCGCGTCATGTGTTACGAAATCATGAATGTGACTCCGGCAATTCGCGCTCTTATCCGCGACAATAAATCGCATCAAATCGGATCGATGATTGAAATCGGTCAGAAGTTCGGGATGAACACGATGAATATGCGTCTTGCAGAACTCGTGCGCCAAGGAAAGCTCGAACACTTTGAAGCGGTCGCCAAATCTCCGGATCCGAATCAGCTCGAAAAAGAACTTGAGAAATTGGGAGTTTAA
- a CDS encoding type II secretion system F family protein: protein MPVFLYKAQNTQGNQFNGKIEAKDKNEAESLLRRKHLVVESVKRKPLELKIQIGSGIKSKDISRFTRMFSSMTSAGLPMLQCLTILEEQMDNPAMRDVVHKLTMSISGGSSLADALTQHPKVFDKLYCNMVAAGEAGGILDGILMRLADYQESNERLVRKVKKALTYPVMVAVVAVVVVILMLSFVVPTFAASFTELGGELPGPTQFVMDLSDIIRDYAAFWILGAVSIIVAFKVVMKVPKLHFAFDRFLLKVPKVGDLQIKSAVARFSRTLGTLLNAGVSVTEALQVTAKTSGNSVVEAAIMKIAVGLAGGKSIVEPMKETGIFPAMVIQMVGVGEKTGQLGSMLLKVADFYDEEVDAAIDALTSMMEPLIMVVLGGAVGFLMIAMYMPMFSMSDAIKG from the coding sequence ATGCCTGTTTTCCTTTATAAGGCGCAGAATACTCAAGGGAACCAGTTTAATGGGAAAATTGAGGCGAAGGATAAAAACGAAGCGGAATCGCTTTTACGTCGCAAGCATTTAGTGGTCGAAAGCGTTAAGCGGAAACCGCTCGAACTCAAAATTCAAATCGGTTCGGGCATTAAGTCAAAAGACATTTCCCGCTTTACGCGTATGTTCAGCTCGATGACTTCGGCGGGCCTTCCGATGTTACAATGCTTGACGATTCTCGAAGAGCAAATGGATAATCCTGCGATGCGCGATGTGGTGCATAAACTCACGATGTCGATTAGCGGCGGTTCTAGCCTTGCCGATGCATTAACGCAGCATCCGAAAGTCTTCGATAAATTGTATTGTAACATGGTCGCAGCCGGTGAAGCGGGCGGTATTCTCGATGGCATTTTAATGCGTCTCGCTGACTATCAAGAATCCAATGAACGCTTGGTGCGCAAAGTGAAAAAAGCGCTTACGTATCCGGTGATGGTCGCAGTCGTCGCCGTGGTCGTCGTGATTTTGATGCTTTCGTTCGTGGTGCCTACATTTGCCGCTTCGTTTACAGAACTCGGCGGTGAACTTCCGGGTCCGACGCAATTCGTGATGGACCTTTCGGATATTATCCGCGATTACGCTGCCTTCTGGATTTTGGGTGCGGTTTCGATTATCGTCGCCTTTAAAGTCGTGATGAAAGTGCCCAAGCTCCATTTTGCGTTTGACCGCTTTTTGTTAAAAGTGCCGAAAGTGGGCGACTTGCAAATCAAAAGTGCGGTGGCTCGTTTTAGCCGCACTCTTGGAACTCTTTTGAATGCGGGCGTTTCGGTGACAGAAGCGTTGCAGGTAACAGCGAAAACTTCGGGTAACTCGGTTGTTGAAGCGGCGATTATGAAAATTGCCGTGGGACTTGCCGGCGGTAAAAGTATCGTAGAACCGATGAAAGAAACCGGAATTTTCCCTGCGATGGTGATTCAAATGGTCGGCGTGGGCGAAAAGACTGGTCAGTTGGGCTCAATGCTTTTGAAAGTTGCGGACTTCTATGACGAAGAAGTGGATGCGGCAATTGACGCTTTGACTTCGATGATGGAACCTCTTATCATGGTGGTGCTCGGCGGCGCAGTCGGCTTCCTCATGATTGCAATGTACATGCCGATGTTCAGTATGTCCGATGCGATTAAAGGCTGA
- a CDS encoding SpoVG family protein — MQMKKNVTEKQTAVKSLPKTSEFDCLVVTNVRVFPFKEGVNMGHIKALAKVVLNDQMQLTGLRVVDGENGLFVGYPNDPFYKGDEYRSIFFPITKECREHIENCILEKYQEMIAAA; from the coding sequence ATGCAAATGAAAAAGAACGTCACCGAAAAACAGACCGCAGTCAAGTCTTTGCCGAAGACTTCGGAATTTGATTGTTTGGTCGTCACCAATGTCCGCGTATTTCCGTTTAAGGAAGGCGTCAATATGGGACATATCAAAGCCTTGGCAAAGGTTGTGCTGAACGATCAAATGCAGTTGACAGGTCTCCGCGTCGTCGATGGGGAAAACGGACTTTTCGTCGGTTATCCGAATGATCCCTTTTACAAGGGCGATGAATATCGCAGCATTTTCTTTCCGATTACCAAAGAATGCCGCGAACACATCGAAAATTGCATCTTGGAAAAGTACCAGGAAATGATCGCAGCAGCTTAA
- a CDS encoding YifB family Mg chelatase-like AAA ATPase: protein MFQRIRTSCLLGIQAIPVNVEVDSSAGLPGFTLVGLPDNAVRESRERVVSSIRSSGYAAAGSRMTVNLSPADLKKEGTSLDLPLAMGMLIVSGEIPADNPEKFVFMGELSLDGKVKAVRGVLSVAMSLSKENDIFVVPRENVAEASLVEGLAVIGVSTLSECIEAVAPESGVTPLRSQGISHRNSVVDSSAPDFRSVVGMEGVKRALEIAAAGAHNFLLVGSPGSGKTFSARCLPGILPPMTDEEILECTQIYSSMRVLGAAGTERFLNRRPFRSPHHSSSMVALVGGGAHLRPGEASLAHNGVLFLDELPEFNRNVLEALREPMEEGIIRISRACGTVSWPARFMMGAAMNPCPCGYSMDPKRDCTCLPDAVRRYRQRISGPMLDRIDIQVAVPSTDPQSLMQKKAGESSAEIRERVIAARNLQRRRFGKKIRANAEMSSDATKAFAQMSTATEHFAVAAADKMQLSARGYYRMLKVARSIADLRIAKDGENAVDAPVENGDVAEALRYRAF from the coding sequence GTGTTTCAGAGAATTCGCACAAGTTGTCTTTTGGGTATTCAAGCAATCCCAGTAAATGTCGAAGTGGATTCTTCGGCGGGTCTTCCCGGATTCACTTTGGTAGGTTTACCGGATAATGCTGTTCGCGAATCTCGGGAACGCGTTGTTTCTAGTATTCGAAGTTCAGGTTATGCGGCTGCAGGCAGCCGGATGACGGTGAATTTATCGCCCGCAGATTTGAAGAAAGAGGGGACTTCTTTAGATTTGCCGTTAGCGATGGGAATGTTAATTGTGAGTGGAGAAATCCCCGCAGACAATCCCGAAAAATTTGTGTTTATGGGGGAACTTTCTTTAGATGGAAAAGTCAAAGCGGTCCGCGGTGTTTTATCGGTCGCGATGAGCCTTTCTAAAGAGAATGATATTTTTGTGGTGCCGAGGGAAAATGTAGCCGAAGCGAGTTTGGTGGAAGGACTTGCGGTGATTGGCGTCTCCACACTTTCGGAGTGTATCGAGGCGGTTGCGCCCGAGTCTGGGGTGACTCCGTTACGGTCGCAAGGAATTTCACATCGAAATTCTGTTGTGGATTCCTCGGCACCGGATTTTCGTTCTGTGGTGGGAATGGAAGGGGTAAAACGTGCGTTAGAAATTGCGGCGGCGGGCGCGCATAATTTTTTATTAGTGGGTTCACCGGGTTCGGGGAAGACTTTTAGCGCGCGATGTCTCCCGGGAATTTTACCGCCGATGACGGATGAAGAAATTTTGGAATGTACGCAGATTTATTCATCGATGCGGGTTTTAGGGGCTGCAGGAACAGAACGCTTTTTGAATCGTCGGCCGTTTCGTTCTCCGCATCATTCTTCATCGATGGTCGCACTCGTGGGGGGAGGAGCGCATTTGCGCCCAGGGGAAGCGAGTTTAGCGCACAATGGCGTCTTATTTTTGGATGAATTGCCGGAATTTAATCGCAACGTATTGGAAGCTTTGCGGGAACCGATGGAAGAAGGAATTATCCGCATTAGTCGTGCTTGCGGAACGGTTTCGTGGCCTGCGCGATTTATGATGGGGGCTGCGATGAATCCGTGTCCATGCGGTTATTCGATGGATCCGAAACGCGATTGCACTTGTTTGCCCGATGCCGTTCGCCGTTATCGTCAACGGATTTCGGGACCGATGCTCGATCGCATTGATATTCAGGTGGCGGTGCCTTCTACCGATCCGCAGAGTTTGATGCAAAAGAAAGCGGGGGAATCTTCGGCAGAAATTCGGGAGCGGGTAATTGCCGCAAGAAATTTGCAGCGGCGACGTTTTGGGAAAAAAATTCGTGCGAATGCTGAAATGTCTAGCGATGCGACGAAAGCTTTTGCGCAGATGAGTACCGCGACAGAACATTTTGCAGTAGCCGCCGCCGATAAAATGCAGTTAAGTGCCCGCGGCTATTATCGGATGTTAAAAGTTGCCCGCAGCATCGCTGACTTGCGCATTGCGAAAGACGGTGAAAACGCAGTCGATGCTCCCGTAGAAAATGGCGATGTTGCAGAAGCTTTGCGATACCGAGCTTTTTAA
- a CDS encoding dihydroneopterin aldolase — protein MATGKITVRDMGFETILGALSFEREKPQPIRLHFSLWLDFAPIAASDDLNATVDYAALSEALKRYIQESKFILIETLVSKSAEFLLAQSEKIQAAWVKVEKPEALPGSAVSEAEIKITRNEKN, from the coding sequence ATGGCTACCGGAAAAATTACAGTTAGAGATATGGGCTTTGAGACAATTCTCGGAGCCCTTTCTTTTGAGCGCGAAAAGCCACAGCCCATCCGTTTGCACTTTTCGTTATGGCTTGATTTTGCCCCGATTGCCGCCTCCGATGACTTGAACGCCACCGTAGATTATGCAGCTCTCTCCGAAGCGTTAAAACGCTACATTCAAGAATCCAAATTCATTCTCATCGAAACTCTCGTCTCGAAATCTGCGGAATTTCTTCTCGCTCAATCCGAGAAAATTCAAGCGGCTTGGGTCAAAGTGGAAAAGCCCGAAGCTCTCCCCGGAAGCGCTGTTTCGGAAGCCGAAATAAAAATAACGAGAAATGAAAAGAATTAG
- the hemA gene encoding glutamyl-tRNA reductase, with protein MKNKENTHCVVLGASHKTCPVALRDKLGFSGEQLEKGLLSLKNLPGLSEAVIVSTCNRTEIYAATLYPEDLRDTLVNWWAEFSHLDAAELVPHCFYLAHTEAIAHLYSVVSSLDSLVLGENQIMGQVKDAFQKAQKTGSAGFFLSHLFQTALSVGKKVREDTAIGDGTVSIPFAAVQLALREFGQLAALNVGVLGMGEMGNIASVELSAAGVTRFSFFNRTLSRAENFAARFGGEAFELNQISQILPKLDLLIAAASTPEYLITAEMIPAEKKNKLVLIDIGAPRNIDPAAKDIKDVSLFCIDDLTKVVEENRSKRRHSAERAREIIGDAVDEFAEWYATLGVIPLVLSLRNHHLKIEQEVLAKWEHRVSPEDFERLRRFADELIAKILHTPSAELKHLGAAGLGLESRLILEKLFDLQEDEKG; from the coding sequence ATGAAAAACAAAGAAAATACCCATTGCGTCGTGCTCGGCGCAAGTCATAAAACGTGCCCCGTCGCCTTGCGGGATAAGCTCGGTTTTTCGGGGGAACAGCTCGAAAAAGGGCTTTTGAGCTTGAAAAATCTTCCTGGACTCTCGGAAGCGGTCATCGTTTCGACGTGTAATCGCACCGAAATTTACGCAGCGACTCTTTATCCCGAAGATTTACGCGATACTTTGGTAAATTGGTGGGCGGAATTTTCGCATTTGGATGCCGCAGAACTCGTTCCGCATTGCTTTTATTTGGCTCATACCGAAGCGATTGCACATTTATATTCGGTCGTTTCGTCCCTCGATAGCCTCGTCCTCGGGGAAAATCAAATTATGGGGCAAGTCAAAGATGCGTTTCAAAAAGCGCAAAAAACGGGAAGCGCAGGATTTTTCCTCAGTCATCTTTTTCAGACGGCGTTGAGCGTCGGGAAAAAAGTCCGCGAAGATACTGCGATTGGCGACGGAACTGTTTCGATTCCGTTTGCTGCGGTGCAGCTCGCTTTGCGAGAATTTGGTCAACTCGCCGCGTTGAATGTCGGCGTTCTCGGCATGGGCGAAATGGGAAATATCGCTTCGGTGGAACTTTCGGCAGCGGGAGTCACGCGATTTTCTTTTTTCAATCGGACTCTTTCGCGGGCAGAAAATTTTGCAGCGCGTTTTGGCGGCGAAGCTTTTGAATTGAATCAAATTTCGCAGATTTTACCGAAATTAGATTTACTCATCGCAGCGGCATCGACTCCGGAATATTTAATTACCGCCGAAATGATTCCTGCGGAGAAGAAAAATAAACTCGTTTTAATCGACATCGGAGCGCCGCGGAATATCGATCCCGCCGCAAAAGACATTAAAGACGTTTCGCTTTTTTGCATTGACGATCTCACAAAAGTCGTCGAAGAAAATCGCAGCAAGCGAAGACATTCAGCGGAACGCGCCCGCGAAATTATCGGCGACGCTGTGGATGAATTTGCCGAATGGTATGCGACTCTCGGCGTGATTCCGCTCGTCCTTTCTTTGCGAAATCATCATCTTAAAATTGAACAAGAAGTTCTCGCCAAATGGGAACATCGCGTTTCGCCCGAAGACTTTGAACGGCTGCGGCGATTTGCTGACGAACTCATCGCAAAAATTTTGCACACGCCTTCTGCAGAACTCAAACATTTGGGCGCAGCAGGACTCGGGCTCGAAAGCCGTTTGATTTTAGAAAAATTATTCGATTTGCAAGAAGACGAAAAAGGGTAA